A genome region from Halomarina pelagica includes the following:
- a CDS encoding ZIP family metal transporter, translating into MIGTGSLVDPTLGLVLALGQVPADIPEGFATIATFRAQDVTRQLRLIISASFAIPIFLGVTLGFWAVRGQPPIVQLGLLAFTAGILLTVVVEEIVPEAHEADEGRFAALAFVGGFALFGFIAVYLG; encoded by the coding sequence ATGATTGGAACTGGATCGCTTGTTGACCCGACGTTGGGATTGGTACTAGCTCTTGGTCAGGTCCCAGCAGATATCCCCGAAGGATTCGCCACGATCGCCACGTTTCGAGCACAGGATGTTACCCGTCAACTTCGACTTATTATCTCAGCATCTTTTGCTATCCCGATCTTCCTCGGCGTGACTCTCGGCTTTTGGGCTGTTCGCGGGCAGCCGCCGATCGTCCAATTAGGGTTACTCGCATTCACCGCAGGGATCTTACTAACGGTTGTTGTCGAAGAGATCGTTCCCGAAGCGCACGAAGCTGACGAGGGGCGATTTGCGGCGTTGGCTTTCGTCGGCGGATTTGCACTATTTGGATTTATCGCGGTGTATCTTGGATGA
- a CDS encoding CopG family ribbon-helix-helix protein — translation MRTSLNIPQEVLESFDTTWQDEGLESRSRAVREAIHEYIERHTELEGLEGPAVAALAFDYEHTLVIGELHTVQQEFEDIISTTQHMHHGEWCLETIFCQGSAARIRELVYQLRDFDAVGRANVMFLQPELSEKSQD, via the coding sequence ATGCGAACGAGTTTGAATATTCCCCAAGAGGTTCTTGAGTCGTTCGATACGACGTGGCAAGATGAAGGATTGGAATCACGCTCCCGTGCCGTCCGCGAGGCGATTCACGAATACATCGAGCGCCACACAGAGCTCGAAGGATTAGAAGGCCCCGCAGTCGCAGCGCTGGCATTCGATTACGAGCACACACTCGTCATCGGCGAACTCCATACCGTCCAGCAGGAGTTCGAGGATATCATCAGCACAACGCAACACATGCACCACGGGGAGTGGTGTCTCGAGACGATCTTTTGCCAAGGCTCTGCAGCACGAATCCGCGAGTTGGTGTACCAACTCCGAGATTTCGATGCCGTCGGCCGCGCGAACGTCATGTTTCTCCAACCGGAACTCTCTGAGAAATCTCAGGATTGA